From Streptomyces sp. NBC_00370, a single genomic window includes:
- a CDS encoding CHAT domain-containing protein: protein MPFLERYRLGGFGIGMLTWVLARFDAPAGGPPWWYEAAGSCAMLLAGASGVVRSFRRLRTKDEIEDDGPLRAAEGDAALRHYFKADRTSSLDSAIDNYRAAVRASVGTPALIRHHAHLLRSLRIRYERLRDRADLDEAVHLGRRVRTATGPTPHRALLLTELSTALRLRHDDTGASDDLAEARECGAAAVALLHPRHLLFPLCSSRLSSVMLSSYEYTRDPHHLDEALGCLRRGLVSAGERGYTRTADEIRLCFLLTERGRRTGRGGDLAEAVAVGSRTLDRIAPGDALYPSCLHHVSVAVRAGHEAAEQRPAPRPPAGRPHRTYRITSHRPRLEWAEHLAREGLLVLADEDPEQARHRLNHALVLYAQHRAHPVPGLLDQALAAARSAARHPTADLPTRIRAGLVWGDIATAESRPPEAVEAYETVIGLLPRLASHELARADQEEQIARRPGVAAAAATSALMAGEPARAAALLEHGRGMLLSRTLALRTDATAMRVAHPALAAELEEARRELTAPVCDSDPEVRRTTRRAQEARWEQLLTRINDQPGFEDFARPPTAEQLRTQGADGPLIYLTATARGSSAVVVTARDIRAVPLNITPDDVERQVGVLRSCFAPGTIHRVDAQGPAFDVLGWMWDELVAPALSVADLAAAPGRDLPRVWWVPTGMLTALPLHAAGHHRDGGPALLDRAVSSYTPTVRALAAARTRSGATVPDGSRLVVSVPSAPGTITLPSAVEEADLARAAAPAAVTVLTDAAATRERVLAELPQHMWAHFACHAVTDPSAPSRSGLLLHDHLDTPLTVADVSALDLRGSRLAYLSACETAVVGPRHLDEAIHLASAFQLAGFAHVIATLWQVPDLGAFHLAKAMYATFGEAARSGGEVARVVHEVNRRGRDTLSPKLPGVWAALMHVGP from the coding sequence TTGCCCTTTCTGGAAAGGTACCGGCTGGGCGGTTTCGGCATCGGCATGCTGACCTGGGTACTGGCCCGCTTCGACGCCCCCGCGGGTGGCCCGCCATGGTGGTACGAGGCGGCGGGCAGTTGCGCCATGCTCCTCGCCGGTGCTTCCGGCGTGGTCCGGTCATTCCGTCGGCTCCGCACGAAGGACGAGATCGAGGACGACGGGCCGCTCCGTGCGGCCGAAGGCGACGCGGCCCTGCGGCACTACTTCAAGGCCGATCGCACGTCGTCCCTCGACTCGGCCATCGACAACTACCGCGCTGCGGTGCGTGCGAGCGTCGGCACCCCGGCGCTCATACGTCACCATGCACACCTGCTGAGGTCATTGCGTATCCGCTACGAGCGGCTGCGCGATCGGGCCGATCTCGACGAGGCCGTCCACCTCGGCCGCCGGGTGCGTACTGCCACCGGACCAACACCCCACCGAGCCTTGCTGCTGACCGAGTTGAGTACGGCGCTGCGACTGCGCCACGACGACACGGGCGCCTCCGACGACCTGGCCGAGGCACGCGAGTGCGGCGCGGCGGCCGTCGCACTGCTCCACCCCCGGCACCTCCTCTTTCCTTTGTGCAGCTCTCGGCTCAGTTCCGTGATGCTCAGCTCCTACGAGTACACCCGCGACCCGCACCATCTCGACGAGGCCCTCGGCTGCCTGCGGCGGGGGCTCGTCTCGGCGGGCGAGCGTGGTTACACACGCACGGCCGACGAGATCCGGCTGTGTTTCCTGCTCACGGAAAGAGGCAGGCGGACCGGGAGGGGCGGCGACCTGGCCGAGGCCGTTGCCGTCGGTAGCCGCACGCTGGACCGGATCGCGCCGGGGGACGCCCTGTATCCGTCGTGCCTGCACCATGTCTCGGTCGCCGTCCGAGCCGGCCATGAAGCCGCCGAACAGAGGCCTGCGCCCCGGCCGCCGGCGGGCAGGCCGCACCGCACCTACCGGATCACCAGCCATCGGCCCCGTCTGGAATGGGCCGAGCATCTCGCCCGGGAGGGACTGCTCGTCCTGGCGGACGAGGATCCCGAACAGGCGCGTCACCGCCTCAACCACGCCCTGGTCCTGTACGCACAGCACCGTGCGCATCCGGTGCCGGGCCTGCTCGACCAGGCCTTGGCGGCAGCACGTTCAGCGGCACGGCATCCGACGGCCGACCTGCCGACGCGGATCCGGGCGGGGCTCGTCTGGGGCGACATCGCGACCGCCGAGAGCCGCCCCCCGGAGGCCGTCGAAGCGTACGAGACCGTCATTGGGCTGCTGCCGCGCCTTGCCTCGCACGAGTTGGCGCGCGCCGACCAGGAGGAACAGATCGCCCGCAGGCCGGGTGTCGCCGCGGCGGCGGCCACCAGCGCCCTGATGGCGGGCGAGCCCGCCAGAGCAGCTGCCCTCCTGGAGCACGGCCGCGGCATGCTGCTTTCCCGCACACTCGCCCTGCGTACCGACGCAACCGCGATGCGTGTGGCGCACCCGGCACTCGCGGCCGAACTGGAAGAAGCACGCCGGGAGTTGACGGCACCCGTATGCGACAGTGATCCGGAGGTTCGGCGCACGACCCGGCGGGCACAGGAGGCGCGCTGGGAACAGTTGCTGACGAGGATCAACGACCAGCCCGGGTTCGAGGACTTCGCCAGACCCCCGACGGCCGAGCAGTTGCGTACGCAGGGCGCTGACGGCCCACTGATTTACCTCACGGCCACGGCACGGGGCTCCAGCGCCGTCGTCGTCACCGCGCGGGACATCCGCGCGGTCCCCCTGAACATCACACCGGACGACGTAGAACGGCAGGTGGGGGTATTGCGGAGCTGCTTCGCGCCCGGAACCATCCACCGCGTCGACGCCCAGGGTCCGGCATTCGACGTCCTGGGCTGGATGTGGGACGAGCTCGTCGCCCCCGCACTGTCCGTGGCTGACCTCGCCGCCGCACCCGGCCGGGATCTGCCGCGTGTGTGGTGGGTCCCCACCGGCATGCTTACGGCACTGCCGTTGCACGCGGCCGGCCATCACCGCGACGGTGGACCTGCTCTCCTGGACCGGGCGGTCTCCTCGTACACACCGACCGTGCGGGCCCTGGCCGCCGCCCGTACCCGCTCCGGTGCCACAGTGCCGGACGGGAGCCGCCTTGTCGTGTCGGTGCCCTCGGCGCCGGGGACCATCACGCTGCCGTCCGCTGTCGAAGAGGCGGACCTCGCGCGGGCGGCCGCTCCCGCCGCTGTAACAGTACTGACCGACGCGGCCGCCACCCGCGAGCGAGTTCTGGCGGAGCTGCCGCAGCACATGTGGGCACACTTCGCCTGCCACGCCGTCACCGATCCGAGCGCACCCTCGCGCAGCGGTCTGCTGCTCCACGATCACCTCGACACACCGCTCACGGTCGCCGACGTCTCCGCGTTGGATTTGCGCGGCTCGCGGCTGGCGTATCTCTCCGCCTGCGAGACGGCGGTGGTCGGGCCGCGCCATCTGGACGAGGCGATCCACCTCGCTTCCGCCTTCCAGCTCGCCGGGTTCGCGCATGTCATCGCGACGCTGTGGCAGGTGCCCGACTTGGGTGCGTTCCACCTGGCGAAGGCGATGTACGCGACGTTCGGAGAAGCGGCGCGAAGCGGCGGCGAGGTGGCACGAGTCGTCCACGAGGTGAACCGGCGGGGCCGCGACACGTTGTCCCCGAAGCTGCCAGGAGTGTGGGCGGCGCTGATGCACGTGGGCCCCTGA
- a CDS encoding DUF6338 family protein, whose protein sequence is MGQAPSTVVQLALLVMVVLPGITYQFLREHWRGPVPGERNLGERVMRALAASVMLDAFYLIAAGPYLTRVIRGVGTDGQSYLSKEPRLAGLLVLGLFVAAPAAAAAGVTFLQRRRVRTVRFRATPTAWDRLFQERGSCFVRLRLRDGVWIGGWYGTRSYATSYPHPTELYLESAWLMRPDGTFHRRIEQTGGLYIRAADTDVLEILLPPPAAPDDGTTRDGSPAPDGN, encoded by the coding sequence ATGGGACAAGCACCTTCCACGGTCGTACAGTTGGCCCTGCTCGTGATGGTCGTACTGCCCGGGATCACCTACCAGTTCCTCCGAGAGCACTGGCGCGGTCCGGTACCCGGGGAGCGCAATCTCGGCGAGCGTGTGATGCGGGCGCTCGCAGCGTCGGTGATGCTCGACGCGTTCTACCTCATCGCCGCCGGACCTTACTTGACCCGCGTGATCAGGGGCGTCGGCACGGACGGCCAGTCCTATCTCAGCAAGGAGCCGAGGCTCGCTGGACTACTCGTCCTGGGCCTCTTCGTGGCCGCACCGGCAGCCGCTGCGGCCGGTGTCACCTTCTTGCAGCGGCGCAGGGTGCGCACGGTGCGCTTTCGCGCCACGCCCACCGCATGGGACCGGCTGTTCCAGGAGCGCGGCTCGTGCTTCGTGCGGTTGCGGCTGCGGGACGGGGTGTGGATCGGCGGATGGTACGGCACGCGCTCGTACGCCACGTCGTATCCGCACCCGACGGAGCTCTACCTGGAATCGGCGTGGCTGATGCGGCCGGACGGCACCTTCCACCGCAGGATCGAACAGACCGGTGGGCTCTACATACGCGCCGCCGACACCGACGTACTCGAGATCCTGCTGCCGCCCCCGGCAGCACCCGACGACGGCACCACCCGGGACGGCTCGCCCGCCCCGGACGGCAACTGA
- a CDS encoding CGNR zinc finger domain-containing protein has translation MTTEQSGTGVSRAGRSAHTADAGTSLVGGHPALDFANTVAWRTDDSRRVERVTGDEGWLRWAVRAGVLDDDQCGPLVTATAEQPRDSVRAGAERAALADFRAVLSTVLDALVDGESPPSAEWRSLRRTILRAREEAELAPDFPLRWQLGMTRFGDLLNILALSAEDLLAGTSLARIRRCEGPGCGWFFLDGSRSGTRRWCSSGDCGNRDRARRHYSRTQRAR, from the coding sequence GTGACGACAGAGCAGAGCGGAACCGGCGTGTCCAGGGCAGGCCGCAGCGCGCACACCGCCGATGCGGGGACGTCCCTCGTCGGCGGCCACCCGGCGCTGGACTTCGCCAACACCGTCGCGTGGCGCACGGACGACAGCCGGCGCGTCGAACGCGTGACAGGCGACGAAGGGTGGCTCCGCTGGGCCGTGCGGGCAGGGGTGCTCGACGACGATCAGTGCGGGCCGCTGGTCACGGCCACCGCCGAACAGCCGCGGGACTCAGTGCGGGCCGGAGCCGAGCGGGCTGCGCTGGCGGACTTCCGCGCAGTGCTGTCCACCGTTTTGGACGCCCTCGTGGACGGAGAGTCGCCGCCGTCGGCGGAATGGCGCTCCCTGCGCCGGACGATCCTGCGGGCCCGGGAGGAAGCGGAGCTGGCGCCGGACTTTCCGTTGCGCTGGCAGCTCGGTATGACCAGGTTCGGAGATCTGCTGAACATACTCGCCCTCAGCGCGGAGGACTTGCTCGCGGGCACGTCTCTCGCCCGGATCCGGCGCTGCGAAGGCCCCGGCTGCGGCTGGTTCTTCCTGGACGGCAGTCGCAGCGGGACCCGGCGCTGGTGCAGCTCCGGCGACTGCGGCAACCGGGACCGGGCCCGGCGGCACTACTCCCGTACCCAACGAGCCCGTTGA
- a CDS encoding AzlC family ABC transporter permease, with translation MGTAQPARTGSTPRQSFRSGLTLGSGMAAASFLLAISFGAITQTLGWGPVAAVVCSLTVFSGSAQFALVAALGSGGSALTAVTAAALINSRFLPMGIAVAGDLRGGRLRKALEGQAVVDGSWAAAYRGGGRFDRHLLFGASAVQWPAWVAGTALGVALAPDPELLHTLGLDVLTPALFVLLLMDELARERANRLPAALGAAIAAGLLLVLPAGPALIGAAFAALIALVKRPPRRSGPGSESHSGSHSASESDRSREAAS, from the coding sequence ATGGGTACCGCTCAGCCGGCCCGTACCGGCTCAACTCCGCGTCAGAGCTTCCGTTCCGGACTCACCCTCGGGTCAGGGATGGCGGCGGCCTCTTTCCTGCTCGCCATCAGCTTCGGCGCGATCACCCAGACCTTGGGCTGGGGCCCGGTTGCCGCCGTGGTCTGCTCGCTCACGGTCTTTTCCGGATCGGCCCAGTTCGCGCTGGTGGCGGCGCTCGGCTCGGGCGGCAGCGCCCTTACGGCGGTCACGGCCGCCGCCCTGATCAACAGCCGGTTCCTGCCCATGGGCATCGCGGTCGCCGGCGATCTGCGCGGCGGCCGTCTGCGCAAGGCCCTGGAGGGTCAGGCGGTCGTGGACGGTTCCTGGGCGGCCGCCTATCGAGGAGGTGGCCGGTTCGACCGCCACTTGCTCTTCGGCGCGAGCGCCGTTCAGTGGCCGGCGTGGGTCGCCGGCACCGCGCTGGGGGTCGCCCTCGCGCCGGATCCGGAGCTGCTGCACACCCTGGGGCTCGACGTCCTGACACCGGCGCTGTTCGTGTTGCTCTTGATGGACGAGCTGGCGAGGGAACGGGCCAACCGGCTGCCGGCCGCGCTCGGCGCCGCCATCGCCGCAGGACTGCTTCTCGTCCTGCCGGCGGGACCCGCGCTGATCGGCGCGGCGTTCGCGGCTCTGATCGCCCTCGTCAAACGCCCGCCCCGCCGTTCCGGCCCCGGCTCGGAGTCGCACTCCGGCTCCCACTCCGCATCCGAATCCGACCGCAGCAGGGAGGCCGCGTCATGA
- a CDS encoding AzlD domain-containing protein: MTPWLAIGAVALISFAFKAVGPAVLGDRELPPRARSVIALLAPALLAAFVVVNVVGAGWRDLDPTMVAGLAAVPALRLCRAPLPVAILGAVVVTALLRLVTG; the protein is encoded by the coding sequence ATGACACCGTGGCTCGCCATCGGCGCTGTCGCGCTCATCAGCTTCGCCTTCAAGGCAGTCGGCCCCGCGGTCCTCGGCGACCGCGAACTGCCCCCGCGCGCCCGCTCGGTGATCGCGCTCCTGGCGCCCGCGCTGCTCGCCGCGTTCGTCGTGGTGAACGTCGTAGGCGCGGGATGGCGCGACCTGGACCCGACCATGGTTGCCGGACTCGCCGCCGTACCCGCACTGCGGCTGTGCAGGGCACCGCTGCCGGTGGCGATCCTGGGCGCCGTCGTCGTGACGGCGCTCCTGCGGCTGGTCACCGGGTGA
- a CDS encoding MarR family winged helix-turn-helix transcriptional regulator, with product MDDEQRVNLGTSLFIPYRYTEDRMFRALQDAGFDDWTLAQCRVFQRVAPDGSRLTDLADQAQMSKQSAGVLVDQLERLGYVRRVPDPTDGRARLIVIEERGRRAVEVASATLDEILAEWKAYLGTRNFTLLHQILDQLREITDPYAR from the coding sequence ATGGACGACGAGCAGCGGGTCAATCTGGGGACGTCGCTGTTCATCCCGTACCGGTACACCGAGGATCGGATGTTCCGGGCCCTGCAGGACGCCGGGTTCGACGACTGGACCCTCGCCCAGTGCCGAGTGTTCCAACGCGTCGCCCCGGACGGCTCGCGCCTCACGGACCTCGCCGACCAGGCACAGATGAGCAAACAGAGCGCCGGCGTACTGGTGGATCAACTGGAACGCCTCGGCTACGTCCGCCGGGTCCCCGACCCCACGGACGGGCGCGCCCGGTTGATCGTGATCGAGGAGCGCGGCCGGCGGGCGGTCGAGGTAGCCTCGGCGACCCTCGACGAGATCCTCGCGGAGTGGAAGGCCTACCTGGGCACCCGCAACTTCACGTTGCTGCACCAGATCCTGGACCAGCTCCGCGAAATCACCGACCCCTACGCCCGCTAG
- a CDS encoding SDR family NAD(P)-dependent oxidoreductase, with protein MTSTPNLAGKRVLVTGGSSGIGAAIVRRLAAQGATVAVNYRSDKDAAEALVGELRDSGHAASAFPADIGDRAQTHELVGAVVSEFGGLDLLVSNAGVEHFGALETITQADFDRLFQTNVAGQLFVTQAAVAAMTDGGRIVLSSSVSARLAVHQHALYAASKAAIPAMVRNLAPELAERNITINAIAPGAIATRMANYAPNYVHPALADVPLPALIRSMSALGRLAQPDEIAAVVAFLLSPEASFITGTTIEADGGWN; from the coding sequence ATGACATCGACACCGAACCTGGCAGGCAAGCGGGTCCTGGTCACCGGAGGCAGCAGCGGAATCGGAGCCGCGATCGTGCGGCGGCTCGCCGCCCAGGGGGCCACGGTCGCGGTCAACTATCGATCCGACAAGGACGCCGCCGAAGCGCTCGTCGGCGAACTCCGCGACAGCGGGCATGCCGCGTCGGCCTTCCCGGCCGACATCGGTGACAGGGCACAGACTCACGAGCTGGTCGGTGCGGTGGTGTCCGAGTTCGGGGGCCTGGACCTGCTGGTCAGCAACGCCGGGGTCGAGCACTTCGGAGCGCTGGAAACCATCACCCAGGCCGACTTCGACCGCCTTTTTCAGACCAACGTGGCCGGGCAGCTGTTCGTCACCCAGGCTGCGGTAGCCGCGATGACCGACGGGGGCCGGATCGTGCTCAGCTCCTCGGTCAGTGCGCGCCTGGCCGTTCACCAGCACGCCCTGTACGCGGCAAGCAAGGCCGCCATCCCGGCCATGGTGCGTAATCTCGCCCCCGAGTTGGCCGAGCGGAACATCACCATCAACGCGATCGCCCCAGGTGCCATCGCCACGCGCATGGCCAACTATGCCCCCAACTATGTCCACCCCGCCCTCGCCGATGTGCCGCTTCCCGCGCTCATCCGCTCGATGAGCGCACTCGGCCGGCTGGCCCAACCTGACGAAATCGCCGCCGTGGTCGCCTTCCTGCTCTCCCCGGAGGCGTCCTTCATCACCGGCACCACCATCGAGGCCGACGGCGGCTGGAACTAA
- a CDS encoding SDR family oxidoreductase, with protein sequence MSIVITGASGHLGRLIVDQLLAAGTPPEQIVATGRDTGKLTDLARKGITVRRADFADRGTLDDAFAGADAMVLVSTTTVGERFDNARNAIDAAGRAGVSRMVYTSILNASTAQMTLADAHRRTEEYLRGSGLPFVILRNGWYLENYTDQLPMITQYHALLGSAQNGRVSAAGRRDLAAVAAAVLTQDGHLGATYELGGAPFTLTELATTFSDVLGTPIAYQDMPVADYTAMLAGAGLPPEMAASVADADAGLARGELFTDSDDLVKLLGRPATTAREAVQNAVSVEEAR encoded by the coding sequence ATGTCCATTGTCATCACCGGAGCATCAGGTCACCTGGGCCGACTCATCGTCGATCAGCTCCTCGCCGCCGGAACCCCGCCGGAGCAGATCGTGGCCACCGGCCGGGACACCGGCAAACTCACCGACCTCGCACGGAAGGGGATCACCGTGCGGCGCGCGGACTTCGCCGACCGGGGCACCCTCGACGACGCCTTCGCGGGTGCCGACGCGATGGTGCTGGTATCCACGACGACGGTGGGTGAGCGGTTCGACAACGCCCGCAACGCCATCGACGCGGCAGGCCGGGCGGGTGTCTCCCGCATGGTCTACACCAGCATCCTCAACGCCTCGACCGCGCAGATGACGCTCGCCGACGCGCATCGCCGCACCGAGGAATACCTCCGTGGCAGCGGGTTGCCGTTCGTCATCCTGCGTAACGGATGGTACCTGGAGAACTACACCGACCAGCTCCCGATGATCACCCAGTACCACGCACTGCTGGGCAGTGCGCAGAACGGGCGTGTCAGTGCCGCCGGCCGACGTGACCTCGCGGCGGTCGCGGCCGCGGTGCTGACGCAGGACGGGCACCTTGGAGCGACCTACGAACTCGGCGGAGCGCCCTTCACACTGACCGAACTCGCCACCACGTTCAGCGATGTCCTGGGCACCCCCATCGCCTATCAGGACATGCCGGTCGCCGATTACACCGCGATGTTGGCGGGTGCGGGGCTGCCTCCGGAGATGGCCGCCTCAGTGGCTGACGCCGATGCCGGGCTGGCACGCGGAGAGCTGTTCACCGACAGCGACGACTTGGTCAAGCTCCTCGGCCGGCCGGCCACCACGGCGCGTGAAGCCGTCCAGAACGCCGTGAGCGTCGAGGAGGCACGGTGA
- a CDS encoding hemerythrin domain-containing protein, producing the protein MNASGPGVDTHEMVLIHRVLRREFGQLPRLFRAAAGDRARSRVIGAHAREMLTFLHTHHTGEDELLFPLLRERAALDPELMDRMDAQHAQVDDAVTAVDAELPAWTASADAAAGERMAARIDTMMPTLIEHLAEEEQDILPIVAITLTQREWDALGKHGMRAIPLTRRLVILGHITEETDDAERRRFMKVVPAPARVAYKLIGHRQFTRETTAIRG; encoded by the coding sequence GTGAATGCTTCGGGGCCCGGCGTCGACACCCATGAGATGGTGCTGATCCATCGCGTCCTGCGGCGAGAGTTCGGTCAGCTTCCCCGGTTGTTCCGCGCCGCAGCCGGTGACCGCGCGCGATCCAGGGTCATCGGTGCGCACGCCCGGGAGATGCTGACTTTCCTCCACACGCACCACACCGGTGAGGACGAGCTGCTCTTTCCGCTGCTGCGTGAGCGGGCTGCCCTCGACCCCGAGCTGATGGACCGGATGGACGCGCAGCACGCGCAGGTCGACGACGCCGTCACAGCGGTCGACGCGGAGTTGCCTGCGTGGACGGCGAGCGCGGACGCTGCCGCGGGCGAGCGAATGGCCGCGCGCATCGACACCATGATGCCGACACTGATCGAGCACCTGGCCGAGGAGGAGCAGGACATACTGCCGATCGTCGCCATCACACTGACGCAGCGCGAATGGGACGCCCTCGGCAAGCACGGCATGCGCGCGATCCCCCTCACACGGAGGCTCGTCATCCTCGGCCACATCACCGAGGAAACCGATGACGCGGAACGGCGAAGGTTCATGAAGGTCGTGCCGGCCCCCGCTCGTGTGGCCTACAAGCTGATCGGCCACCGCCAGTTCACCCGCGAAACCACCGCGATTCGCGGCTGA
- a CDS encoding FG-GAP repeat domain-containing protein: MHFPTAAGRHFRHLRMWHAVPVSLIVVAVVAFLVLRPSDGGRSVPNSPCLAADSARDDTPATPDLDGDGFADLVYENVDTENFDLIVVPGSEHGPDHDRTTALTRHDLGVPDHIQTGDDPWQPTVADLDEDGHADFVISSAASVLWGGPKGPQAGGPHVRLPLPGSGYHTAPVAGDFDGDGHTDLAVFKDSNENRELVVIKGPFKRSGAAARIVQIPSPVHEGATPVLVAGDANDDRATDLVLYGSPWDPPLLFTGGARTAGGLSKDPVRLPEGENVVFGDFDGDGRQDVAIGRSFVDSYDEDVTPHRRGQVSVRYGKEPGTWVTMDGGGFKEGFGTRLAAEDFNGDGCDDLAVQLTKKKEAGDARIEVLRGGSEHGLGSKPWRATKRSTPGEDGPLDGTLFAVNDWDGDGRAEMALLGGDRWWITDGTDRDKASFPLASGKNRGA; encoded by the coding sequence ATGCACTTTCCAACGGCAGCCGGTCGGCACTTCCGCCACCTGCGCATGTGGCACGCTGTGCCGGTCTCCCTCATAGTGGTGGCCGTGGTGGCGTTTCTCGTCCTCCGGCCGTCCGACGGCGGGCGCTCGGTGCCCAACAGCCCCTGTCTGGCAGCCGATTCAGCGCGCGATGACACACCCGCGACCCCCGACCTCGACGGGGACGGCTTCGCCGATCTGGTGTACGAGAACGTCGACACGGAGAACTTCGACCTGATAGTCGTTCCCGGCTCCGAACACGGCCCGGACCACGACCGTACGACCGCACTCACACGCCACGACCTCGGTGTGCCGGATCACATCCAGACGGGCGACGACCCGTGGCAGCCCACGGTCGCCGACCTGGACGAGGACGGCCACGCCGATTTCGTCATCAGCAGCGCGGCCAGTGTCCTGTGGGGAGGTCCCAAGGGCCCGCAGGCCGGCGGACCACACGTGCGCCTCCCACTGCCGGGCAGCGGCTACCACACCGCGCCGGTCGCAGGCGACTTCGACGGGGACGGCCACACCGATCTCGCGGTCTTCAAGGACTCGAACGAGAACCGGGAACTGGTCGTCATCAAGGGACCGTTCAAGCGCTCCGGCGCCGCCGCCCGGATCGTGCAGATCCCCAGCCCGGTCCACGAGGGGGCGACACCCGTACTGGTCGCTGGGGACGCGAACGACGACCGGGCCACCGATCTCGTGCTCTACGGCTCTCCGTGGGATCCGCCCCTGCTGTTCACCGGCGGTGCCCGTACCGCCGGCGGCTTGAGCAAGGACCCAGTGCGGCTGCCGGAGGGCGAGAACGTCGTCTTCGGGGACTTCGACGGCGACGGGCGCCAGGATGTCGCCATCGGGCGGAGCTTCGTCGACAGCTACGACGAGGACGTCACACCCCACCGGCGAGGCCAGGTCAGCGTCCGTTACGGGAAGGAGCCGGGGACGTGGGTCACCATGGACGGCGGCGGCTTCAAGGAGGGCTTCGGCACCAGACTCGCCGCCGAAGACTTCAACGGCGACGGCTGCGACGACCTGGCCGTACAGCTCACCAAGAAGAAGGAGGCGGGGGACGCACGGATCGAGGTGCTGCGGGGCGGCTCGGAGCACGGGCTCGGGTCGAAGCCCTGGCGCGCCACCAAGCGCTCCACGCCGGGTGAAGACGGCCCCCTCGACGGCACGCTCTTCGCCGTCAACGACTGGGACGGCGACGGCCGCGCGGAAATGGCCCTTCTCGGCGGCGACAGATGGTGGATCACCGACGGTACGGACCGCGACAAGGCATCCTTCCCGCTCGCCTCCGGCAAGAACCGAGGTGCGTAG
- a CDS encoding DNA alkylation repair protein has protein sequence MPFADQLISAQTARTLTETLRAVLSGAELPSLRAAAGRLGPLSLRERADLLRDALLTDVTGDYAELARVVRAARDSGPAFSGWLIWPVTSALATKAVAEETGAAFDDAMALLAELTGLLTSEFALRVLLRHDLDRALGIIAGWTASPDGDVRRLASEGTRPYLPWAIRIPALTARPGATVPVLDALYRDESDYVRRSVANHLNDLSRDEADLTVATAGRWLGAPAPTTAQLVRHGLRTLVKRGHPGALELLGFAPATVEIDGPLLDRTSVPFGGSIRFTATIRNTGTEPARLAIDYVVHHHKANGSQSAKTFKLTTRTLSPGETMKVSREHSFRPITTRRYHPGPHAIALQVNGVASDTAKLELEAP, from the coding sequence ATGCCCTTCGCTGACCAACTGATCAGCGCCCAGACCGCACGGACCCTGACCGAGACCCTTCGCGCGGTTCTTTCAGGTGCCGAACTCCCCTCGTTGCGGGCGGCCGCAGGGCGGCTCGGCCCTCTGTCGCTGCGCGAGCGGGCCGACCTGCTGCGGGACGCGCTGCTCACGGACGTGACCGGGGACTACGCCGAGTTGGCGCGCGTCGTGCGAGCCGCCCGGGACAGCGGGCCGGCGTTCAGCGGATGGCTGATCTGGCCGGTCACCAGCGCGTTGGCCACGAAGGCCGTCGCCGAGGAGACCGGTGCCGCCTTCGACGACGCGATGGCACTCCTGGCGGAACTCACCGGTCTCCTGACCTCTGAATTCGCGCTACGGGTCCTGCTGCGGCACGACCTGGACCGCGCGCTCGGGATCATCGCCGGGTGGACGGCGTCCCCCGACGGCGACGTGCGCCGCCTCGCCTCGGAGGGCACCCGGCCCTACCTTCCCTGGGCCATCCGGATCCCGGCCCTGACCGCCCGCCCCGGCGCCACGGTGCCCGTCCTCGACGCCCTCTACAGGGACGAGAGCGATTACGTCCGGCGGTCGGTCGCCAACCACCTCAACGACCTGAGCCGCGACGAGGCCGACCTCACCGTGGCCACCGCCGGCCGCTGGCTCGGCGCCCCCGCCCCCACCACGGCCCAGCTGGTGCGCCACGGACTGCGCACCCTCGTCAAACGCGGCCACCCCGGCGCCCTCGAACTGCTCGGCTTCGCCCCCGCGACGGTAGAGATCGACGGGCCCCTGCTCGACCGCACCAGCGTGCCGTTCGGCGGCAGCATCCGCTTCACCGCCACCATCCGCAACACCGGCACCGAGCCGGCCCGGCTGGCGATCGACTACGTGGTCCACCACCACAAGGCCAACGGCTCACAGAGCGCCAAGACATTCAAACTCACCACCCGCACCCTGTCCCCGGGCGAAACGATGAAGGTCAGCCGCGAGCACTCCTTCCGCCCCATCACCACCCGCCGCTACCACCCGGGCCCGCACGCCATCGCCCTCCAGGTCAACGGAGTCGCCTCGGACACGGCGAAGCTGGAACTCGAGGCGCCCTGA